Proteins encoded in a region of the Acidimicrobiales bacterium genome:
- a CDS encoding phytanoyl-CoA dioxygenase family protein translates to MSAASTVLDKDRREAWERDGFVVLPGFVSPDRVESLRRRIDELVAGYASQGLPDGAATVFSTTEQTHAQDDWFLTSADVIRPFFENGAFDADGNLVAPMDRALNKMGHALHDLDPAFDQFSRTSDLASLVAELGVTDPLLLQSMVIFKPPRIGGEVVCHCDHSFLWTDPQTVVGLWFALDDATVANGCMWAIPGGHVGGARTRFRLDGTGGTTTDVLDPTPYDHGDLVPMEAEAGTLVAFHGCLPHWSGANTSDRPRLAYTLHVIDGTAHYRDDNWLQRSADLPLRGFA, encoded by the coding sequence GTGAGCGCGGCGAGCACCGTCCTGGACAAGGATCGTCGGGAGGCTTGGGAACGCGACGGCTTCGTAGTCCTACCCGGGTTTGTGTCACCCGACCGGGTCGAGTCCCTCCGCCGCCGCATCGACGAGCTGGTAGCCGGCTACGCCTCACAGGGCCTACCCGACGGCGCGGCCACCGTGTTCTCCACCACCGAGCAGACCCACGCCCAGGACGACTGGTTTCTCACATCAGCTGACGTGATCCGTCCGTTCTTCGAGAACGGGGCCTTTGACGCCGACGGAAACCTGGTCGCTCCAATGGACCGGGCTCTGAACAAGATGGGCCATGCCCTGCACGACCTTGACCCGGCCTTCGACCAGTTCTCCCGAACGAGTGACCTTGCCTCCCTGGTGGCCGAGCTGGGCGTCACCGACCCACTCCTCCTGCAGTCCATGGTCATCTTTAAGCCCCCCCGGATCGGCGGGGAGGTGGTCTGCCATTGCGACCACTCCTTCCTGTGGACCGACCCCCAGACGGTGGTTGGCCTCTGGTTCGCCCTTGACGACGCCACGGTCGCTAACGGCTGCATGTGGGCCATCCCGGGAGGACACGTCGGCGGCGCCCGGACCCGGTTCCGACTCGACGGCACCGGCGGCACCACCACCGACGTCCTGGACCCCACGCCGTACGACCACGGTGACCTGGTGCCGATGGAGGCAGAAGCTGGAACCCTGGTCGCCTTCCACGGATGCCTCCCCCACTGGAGCGGCGCCAACACCTCGGACCGCCCGCGTCTTGCCTACACGTTGCACGTGATCGACGGGACGGCCCACTACCGGGACGACAACTGGCTGCAGCGCAGTGCAGACCTACCGCTTCGCGGCTTCGCCTGA